One genomic segment of Paraburkholderia caffeinilytica includes these proteins:
- a CDS encoding LLM class flavin-dependent oxidoreductase: MIPFSVLDLSPVTAGATPADAFRNTLDLARHAENWNYRRFWLAEHHNMTGIASAATAVVIGHVAGGTKTIRVGSGGVMLPNHAPLVIAEQFGTLASLYPDRIDLGLGRAPGTDQSTARALRRDLQNSAESFPDDVVELQRYFADPVPGQRIRAVPGAGLHVPLWLLGSSLFSAQLAAALGLPFAFASHFAPDHMFTALKVYREQFRPSATLDKPYAMVGVNLFAADSNDEARRLFTSLQQQFVNLRRGTPGQLQPPVERIEASEMELNGVAHSLACSVIGDRDTVREGLLSVIDQTGANELMLTAQIYDHKARLRSFEIAAQVRDELGAGKQ; this comes from the coding sequence ATGATCCCCTTCTCGGTCCTCGACCTATCGCCGGTCACCGCAGGCGCCACCCCCGCGGACGCATTCAGGAACACACTGGACCTCGCCCGGCACGCGGAAAACTGGAACTACCGCCGCTTCTGGCTGGCTGAACACCACAACATGACGGGCATCGCCAGTGCGGCCACCGCGGTGGTGATCGGCCACGTGGCCGGTGGGACGAAGACAATCCGCGTCGGCTCCGGCGGCGTCATGCTGCCCAACCATGCACCGCTCGTCATCGCGGAACAGTTCGGCACCCTCGCCTCGCTCTATCCCGATCGTATCGACCTGGGCCTCGGCCGCGCGCCCGGCACCGATCAAAGCACCGCCCGCGCGCTGCGCCGCGACCTGCAAAATAGCGCGGAGTCGTTCCCCGACGACGTCGTCGAGTTGCAACGCTATTTCGCCGACCCCGTGCCGGGTCAGCGCATTCGTGCCGTTCCGGGCGCGGGTCTGCATGTGCCGCTGTGGTTGCTCGGCTCGTCGCTGTTCAGCGCGCAGCTGGCTGCGGCGCTCGGTCTGCCGTTCGCATTCGCGTCGCACTTTGCACCAGACCACATGTTCACCGCGCTGAAGGTCTATCGCGAGCAATTCCGGCCGTCGGCGACACTCGATAAGCCGTACGCCATGGTCGGCGTCAATCTCTTCGCCGCCGATAGCAACGACGAAGCGCGGCGTCTGTTCACCTCGCTGCAGCAGCAGTTCGTCAACCTGCGGCGCGGCACGCCTGGTCAACTGCAACCGCCGGTCGAACGGATCGAAGCGTCGGAGATGGAGTTGAACGGCGTCGCGCATTCACTCGCCTGCTCCGTGATCGGCGATCGGGATACGGTTCGCGAAGGACTGCTGTCGGTCATCGATCAGACCGGCGCGAATGAATTGATGCTGACCGCGCAAATCTACGATCACAAAGCACGGCTGCGTTCGTTCGAGATCGCCGCGCAAGTGCGCGACGAGCTGGGCGCCGGCAAGCAATAA